From the genome of Mycetocola spongiae, one region includes:
- a CDS encoding Ig-like domain-containing protein, translating into MTVNQTVGTGGRTTIDGYSDVVSIEALISLPVGHTLLAGGVTTLTLDPSLKLANFGTLPSGAKSQVWDEPTGTLTVTWDTLLSGGFYGVNLNAKASALAVASSSFTATAVTVGTAENGSGATGPVDTRTTSLPLKAKEGVFAEGTMPVSAGDWTIAGISRTLFPGATDQVYPRLTQVVDGARSFNNLETAVHWQSVGIEGDELLPRSWMRRHMVAAMGGVTAIGETTRNDDEENRYSVGSQGGPLVAAGLSNLTFVVPADAKPGTYSVTRTLEDTRADGTVVVVATSVLRITVSEPTESRVTFNGSRIPAETAIGSSFEWGGFIGVPAPPAALKDLQVTLPIPEGTTPKAFAASLYVSVAPKSVEFTTADPAASEGWKPLELSNGVSGEITQANPEKITGIRFVMNDITSTASPEYSYFSLTLQPNAPQAGDTISMKASSITYIDPVAGESSLTAAANWGGSTTIIPAKDAKMEIALQDTGFSADPSFDQTLANGNSFRSRLFLGSTGTKPIAKPYTFFVVPKGMTAATQLVETCQPVTWPYAYGGCIYGTPVLFPTPELEDGSITLSDGSTLYYFQDTNSELNNGGRLQVTQMHVAPTFTLNHVLAGEHQVLIGAGSAASDDFTISSSRSSHAAYGKKSLSEDASYGSFSGISGEIRDALSGVGINTEGLAMMGERGFTASQTTTVGSSITVTGEDGKPVPPGNGKVAVAKPGGTVGYQVDVSNTGSVAYKNFQFIDVLPYVGDTYTIEENTPRGSQFPTTLSGNVRVAVNGKVSSGATLEYSTSEKPDRFDQTGADVVGDARWLPYTGAVNGAKALRVTLANGVEFLPGDKITLSFDATLPANAPRDGELANNSIPYRFATPSGEWIASEAPLVSLKSTAPSGDVELSGLAYLDLNGNGKLDDGEPGVNGAGISLQLYKKGTDNKFAAEGSPVTPNMNNGIDGIFPFVALEEGIYKIKPLSSNANISFHADALDGEGFLKYNWLANDPINNNSSGGSVDTEPYNGKSEFAVGTAAGVASEWIRDLRLPVEAVTNVSGTVELVSANGTPMTPNSAMGPYLDDYTVTLKGEGVDKSVKTNSSGVFSFEDLDRVVPGKYTLSFASGSKAGVLVESDLNNDQVFANGEYTLNNLQPGIGASGIRVYYTDDKLPVSQTPVLTGAIDVGGVPFNPTGASLKATDAETLIATQSWKLIKNDETAGSGTIAGGDGSFVMPRGLADGSYTLEATATDLVGNVSAPAPLVSFNVDKSAPNLASTSTEQTFVKDSPAAPATAAGWITLYGVTATDAGAGLPANGGITVDSSKVKTTPGSYEVVFTAVDSVGNTTAAKDALKVTYTVAYAGDPVLVLKNNAATFEMGDAEPSTNADWTKLFGDLTVSFGHSSVSEKTRVINSDQVDFSTPGTYPVTFTVTDSLGAVGSTTGQITVRDTTAPVISSAEKTVVYKKGDTQLDPTDSQAWIDLFGVRATDTGGTGLKSLTADASKVTYTAAGNYGVVFTATDEAGNTSNLTLSYKVEFAGDPKINIVSTQKSWEMGGTQPTTDKEWAELFGVTAEVAAGTTLKSITADSSAVEFTTWNPAPGYTVTFTATDNLGNKATATVQLLVVDTKKPKASAKVDTLAQAMTQPETAWTTQQWLDAFQVSATDTAGSGIDADTWAVSQTVDYTTAGNYPVSFTVKDKAGNDSNTVTVTVVVQAPPTSSAQEEKRIPQERGVKLDPLSVSTTTGKLEALSEASLGQTTQGGSLKLVDGKVVYTPAQGYSGPESFSITVTDTLGQTGTVGYNFIVVAAPVVAEGATFDYTVPMDGDLEINDLTGPASITGEQLTVTAVKQPEGFVGELSIDKDKEGVVFATDRSNWAGKNTATVTISDDLGQEVEITATFTVAAPTFASDIVSGFSGDTEVTLTAGGLVPGAEYAVELHSSPLPLGVFTAAADGTGKLTVQVPAQAETGKHEIVLLNGARELRGNIAFEVLAVNTGDGSGGNVPGENGSGPLGGLSLTGAQGVTVLTLLAGLLLLAGIGASFLAKRRRTSREQENV; encoded by the coding sequence ATGACGGTTAACCAGACCGTTGGCACCGGGGGCCGCACCACGATCGATGGCTATTCTGATGTGGTGTCCATCGAGGCACTCATTAGCTTGCCCGTGGGACATACGCTTCTTGCCGGTGGTGTCACCACGCTTACCCTTGATCCCTCGCTGAAACTGGCAAACTTTGGTACCCTGCCCTCCGGCGCGAAATCGCAGGTTTGGGACGAACCAACCGGCACACTCACCGTGACCTGGGATACGCTGCTCTCCGGCGGCTTCTACGGCGTTAACCTGAACGCCAAGGCCTCGGCCCTTGCCGTGGCTTCCTCCTCCTTCACGGCCACCGCGGTGACCGTGGGTACCGCCGAGAATGGTTCCGGAGCGACCGGACCGGTCGATACCCGCACCACCAGCCTCCCGCTGAAGGCTAAGGAGGGCGTCTTCGCCGAGGGGACTATGCCTGTGTCCGCCGGTGACTGGACCATCGCCGGAATCTCGAGAACTCTATTCCCGGGGGCAACCGATCAGGTTTACCCCCGTTTGACTCAGGTGGTTGATGGGGCGCGCTCCTTTAATAACCTCGAGACGGCCGTGCACTGGCAGTCCGTGGGTATTGAGGGCGATGAGCTATTGCCCAGGAGCTGGATGCGTCGACACATGGTGGCCGCCATGGGTGGCGTCACGGCCATCGGTGAGACCACGCGAAACGATGACGAGGAAAATCGTTATTCGGTGGGCAGCCAGGGCGGCCCCCTGGTAGCCGCTGGACTCAGCAACCTGACCTTTGTCGTACCGGCCGATGCAAAGCCGGGCACCTACTCGGTAACGCGTACTTTGGAAGATACCCGAGCCGATGGCACCGTAGTGGTTGTGGCCACGTCCGTACTGCGGATCACCGTGTCCGAACCGACCGAGTCCAGAGTCACGTTTAACGGGTCACGCATTCCCGCCGAAACGGCCATCGGTAGCTCGTTTGAATGGGGCGGGTTTATCGGCGTCCCCGCGCCTCCCGCGGCACTCAAGGACCTTCAGGTAACGCTCCCGATTCCGGAGGGTACCACCCCGAAGGCTTTCGCGGCGTCGCTCTATGTGAGCGTTGCACCGAAGTCCGTGGAATTCACGACCGCCGATCCCGCAGCCAGTGAAGGGTGGAAGCCGCTGGAGCTTTCCAACGGGGTTTCCGGGGAGATTACGCAGGCAAACCCCGAGAAGATTACCGGGATTCGCTTTGTGATGAACGACATCACCTCAACGGCCTCCCCCGAATACTCCTATTTCTCGCTGACGCTGCAGCCCAATGCGCCGCAGGCCGGAGACACCATCTCGATGAAGGCGTCGTCGATTACCTATATCGACCCGGTCGCCGGTGAGAGCTCCCTGACCGCGGCGGCAAACTGGGGCGGAAGCACCACGATTATTCCGGCTAAAGACGCCAAAATGGAAATCGCCCTGCAGGACACCGGTTTCAGTGCCGACCCGAGTTTCGATCAGACACTCGCCAACGGCAACTCCTTCCGGAGCAGGCTGTTCCTCGGTTCCACGGGCACCAAGCCGATCGCGAAGCCCTATACATTTTTTGTGGTTCCCAAGGGGATGACTGCCGCCACGCAGCTGGTCGAGACCTGTCAGCCCGTTACGTGGCCCTATGCGTACGGAGGATGTATTTATGGTACGCCGGTGCTCTTTCCCACCCCCGAGCTTGAGGACGGGAGCATCACCCTTTCCGATGGTTCCACGCTGTACTATTTCCAAGATACAAATAGCGAGCTGAACAACGGCGGCCGCCTTCAGGTGACGCAGATGCACGTTGCCCCCACGTTCACGCTGAACCACGTGTTGGCGGGAGAACACCAGGTCTTGATTGGCGCCGGCTCGGCCGCCTCGGACGATTTCACTATCTCCTCAAGCCGCAGCAGTCATGCCGCATACGGTAAAAAATCCCTGTCCGAGGATGCCTCCTATGGCTCCTTTTCCGGGATTTCGGGGGAGATCCGGGACGCGCTGTCGGGCGTTGGTATTAACACCGAGGGCCTGGCAATGATGGGTGAGCGGGGCTTCACTGCCTCGCAAACGACCACGGTGGGCTCTTCGATCACGGTGACCGGCGAGGACGGCAAGCCCGTTCCTCCCGGAAACGGAAAGGTTGCGGTTGCTAAGCCCGGCGGAACCGTCGGCTATCAGGTTGATGTGTCCAATACGGGCTCCGTCGCGTATAAAAACTTCCAGTTCATTGATGTGCTCCCCTATGTTGGGGATACCTATACCATCGAGGAAAATACTCCCCGAGGATCGCAGTTCCCCACGACCCTGTCCGGAAACGTGAGGGTTGCGGTGAACGGGAAGGTCTCTTCCGGGGCCACCCTGGAATACTCAACTTCGGAGAAGCCCGACCGCTTTGATCAAACAGGTGCGGACGTGGTCGGCGACGCTCGCTGGCTGCCCTATACCGGAGCAGTGAACGGCGCCAAGGCGCTGCGTGTCACCCTGGCAAACGGTGTGGAATTCTTGCCCGGCGATAAGATCACGCTCTCGTTTGACGCGACTCTGCCGGCAAACGCCCCGCGTGACGGGGAACTGGCAAATAACTCCATCCCGTATCGTTTTGCCACCCCCTCCGGTGAGTGGATTGCCTCCGAGGCACCGCTGGTTTCGCTGAAATCAACCGCACCGAGTGGAGACGTGGAGCTCAGTGGGCTTGCCTACCTGGACCTCAACGGTAACGGAAAGCTCGACGATGGCGAGCCCGGAGTTAACGGCGCCGGAATCAGCCTGCAGCTGTATAAGAAGGGAACCGATAATAAATTCGCTGCCGAGGGCAGCCCGGTCACCCCGAATATGAACAACGGTATTGATGGAATCTTCCCGTTTGTTGCGCTTGAAGAGGGCATCTATAAGATCAAGCCCCTCAGCAGCAATGCAAATATCTCGTTCCACGCTGACGCGCTGGACGGCGAGGGCTTCCTGAAATACAACTGGCTGGCCAACGACCCGATCAATAATAATTCCTCGGGCGGCTCTGTGGATACCGAGCCTTATAACGGCAAGTCGGAGTTCGCCGTAGGCACGGCCGCCGGCGTTGCGTCCGAATGGATCCGTGACCTGCGGCTCCCGGTAGAGGCCGTCACCAACGTATCGGGGACCGTGGAGCTTGTCTCTGCAAACGGAACCCCGATGACCCCGAATAGTGCCATGGGCCCCTATCTGGACGACTACACCGTCACGCTTAAGGGCGAGGGCGTAGATAAATCGGTGAAGACAAACTCTTCCGGAGTATTCTCCTTCGAGGATCTTGACCGCGTTGTGCCCGGTAAGTACACCCTGAGCTTTGCTTCCGGGTCCAAGGCCGGCGTTCTGGTTGAGTCCGATCTGAATAACGATCAGGTCTTCGCCAATGGCGAGTACACTCTCAACAACCTTCAGCCGGGTATCGGTGCAAGTGGCATTCGTGTCTACTACACGGACGATAAGCTCCCCGTGAGCCAGACCCCGGTGCTGACCGGAGCCATCGATGTGGGTGGTGTTCCGTTCAACCCGACCGGCGCATCGCTGAAGGCCACCGATGCTGAAACCCTGATTGCAACGCAGTCTTGGAAGCTCATAAAGAACGATGAGACGGCGGGCAGCGGCACGATCGCCGGTGGCGATGGTTCCTTCGTGATGCCCCGCGGCCTTGCCGACGGTAGCTATACCCTGGAAGCGACGGCCACCGACCTCGTGGGCAACGTGTCAGCACCGGCTCCGTTGGTGTCGTTCAATGTGGATAAGTCCGCGCCGAACCTGGCGAGCACCAGCACCGAGCAGACGTTTGTGAAGGATAGCCCCGCGGCTCCCGCAACCGCCGCCGGCTGGATCACTCTCTACGGCGTGACCGCCACCGACGCCGGAGCAGGTTTGCCGGCAAATGGCGGCATCACCGTGGACTCCAGCAAGGTTAAGACAACGCCTGGTAGCTACGAGGTAGTATTCACCGCGGTTGACTCCGTGGGCAATACCACCGCCGCAAAGGATGCTCTGAAGGTGACTTATACGGTCGCCTATGCCGGAGACCCCGTGCTGGTCCTGAAAAATAATGCCGCCACGTTCGAAATGGGAGATGCCGAGCCCAGCACCAACGCGGACTGGACGAAGCTCTTTGGGGACCTAACCGTCAGCTTTGGGCACTCGAGTGTGAGCGAAAAGACCCGGGTCATCAACTCGGATCAGGTTGACTTCAGCACCCCCGGCACCTATCCCGTGACGTTCACGGTCACCGATTCGCTGGGAGCCGTTGGAAGCACAACCGGACAGATTACGGTGCGGGACACCACCGCACCGGTGATCAGCTCCGCCGAGAAGACCGTTGTTTATAAGAAGGGCGATACTCAGCTCGACCCGACGGACTCGCAGGCCTGGATTGATCTCTTTGGTGTTCGGGCAACCGATACCGGTGGAACCGGCCTCAAGTCCCTGACGGCAGACGCCAGCAAGGTGACCTATACCGCCGCTGGTAACTACGGAGTGGTCTTCACCGCAACGGATGAGGCTGGAAACACCTCGAATCTGACGCTCAGCTATAAGGTTGAATTCGCGGGCGACCCGAAGATCAACATCGTGTCGACCCAGAAATCCTGGGAGATGGGCGGCACCCAGCCGACCACCGATAAGGAATGGGCCGAGCTGTTCGGCGTTACCGCCGAGGTTGCAGCGGGAACTACGTTGAAGAGCATCACGGCGGATTCCTCGGCCGTGGAGTTCACCACGTGGAACCCGGCTCCCGGCTATACCGTGACGTTCACTGCCACCGATAATCTCGGCAATAAGGCAACCGCCACCGTGCAGCTGCTGGTTGTGGATACCAAGAAGCCCAAGGCCTCGGCCAAGGTCGACACGCTCGCCCAGGCTATGACGCAGCCCGAAACCGCGTGGACCACGCAGCAGTGGCTGGATGCCTTCCAGGTATCGGCCACCGATACCGCGGGCTCGGGAATCGATGCCGATACGTGGGCCGTCTCCCAGACGGTGGACTACACCACGGCCGGCAACTATCCGGTGAGCTTTACGGTGAAGGATAAGGCCGGAAACGATTCGAATACCGTGACCGTCACGGTTGTTGTTCAGGCTCCGCCTACCAGCTCGGCCCAGGAGGAAAAGCGCATCCCGCAAGAGCGTGGTGTGAAGCTTGACCCCCTGTCCGTATCCACCACAACCGGTAAGTTGGAGGCCCTCTCGGAGGCAAGCCTGGGCCAAACCACCCAGGGTGGAAGCCTGAAACTCGTTGACGGGAAGGTCGTTTATACCCCGGCACAGGGCTATAGCGGCCCCGAATCGTTCAGCATCACGGTGACCGACACCCTCGGACAAACGGGAACCGTGGGGTATAACTTCATCGTGGTAGCGGCTCCCGTCGTGGCCGAGGGCGCGACCTTCGACTACACCGTACCGATGGACGGCGACCTCGAGATTAACGATCTCACCGGTCCCGCCAGTATCACCGGCGAGCAGTTGACCGTCACCGCGGTTAAGCAGCCCGAAGGCTTTGTTGGAGAGCTGAGCATCGATAAGGATAAGGAGGGCGTGGTCTTCGCCACCGACCGAAGCAACTGGGCGGGGAAGAACACGGCCACGGTAACCATCTCGGATGATCTGGGACAGGAAGTGGAGATCACCGCTACCTTCACCGTCGCCGCCCCCACGTTCGCCTCCGATATTGTCTCCGGGTTCTCCGGCGACACCGAGGTTACCCTCACCGCAGGCGGACTCGTTCCGGGAGCCGAGTATGCCGTAGAGCTTCACTCGTCGCCGTTGCCGTTGGGTGTTTTCACCGCAGCGGCGGACGG